A segment of the Pseudoalteromonas piscicida genome:
TCATTAATAAACTGCGCCAGCGTATCAACCTCATTGGGATGACAACCTGATTTGTTGTCATCACCGCTAATATTGACCTGCAAGAGCACCTTGAGTGGCTTTAAGTTCGTTGGTCTTTGTTCATTTAGCCTGCGTGCGATTTTCTCTCGATCCACGCTTTGTACCCAATGGAAGTTTTCGGCGACTAATCTTGATTTGTTGGACTGGATTGGACCAATAAAGTGCCATTCAATCGCTTTGTTTTGTTTGAAGTAGGCAACTTTATCAACGGCTTCTTGTACGTAAGATTCACCGAATCGGGTTTGACCTGCCGCAATCGCAGCCTCAATATCGGCGATAGGTTTGGTTTTAGAAACCGCGAGTAATTGTACTGTTTCGCTGAATTGACAGTTTTGCTTGGCTTTTTCTATCCTGCCGTAGGCGTTATCTAAGCGTTCTGCTATTGTAACCATATAGTACTAGTGCTCATTGTGGAGTTATAAATGGATATTACAGAATTATTGGCTTTTAGTGTTCAACACAAAGCATCTGACTTACACCTTTCTTCAGGTGTTTCCCCTATGATCCGTGTTGACGGGGACGTACGTCGGGTGAATATCCCGCCGTTAGAAGCAAAAGACGTCAGCAGCCTCATCTACGATATTATGAATGATAATCAACGTCGTGACTATGAGCAAAACCTTGAGGTAGATTTCTCGTTCGAAGTGCCAAATCTGGCGCGTTTTCGTGTTAACGCTTTTAATTCAAATCGTGGTCCTGCAGCGGTGTTCCGTACTATTCCAAATCAAGTGCTGAGCTTAGATGATTTGGGGGCACCAGACATTTTTACCAAGATTTCCGACAACCCACGTGGCTTAGTATTGGTAACCGGCCCGACAGGTTCTGGTAAATCAACCACGCTGGCTGCGATGGTGGATTATATTAATAACAACAAACATCACCATATTTTAACCATCGAAGATCCGATTGAATTTGTTCATGACAACAAGCAAAGCCTTATTAACCAACGTGAGGTACATAGAGACACGCACAGCTTTAACGCGGCGCTGAGAAGCGCACTCCGTGAAGACCCAGACGTTATTTTGGTCGGTGAATTACGTGATCTTGAGACCATTCGTTTAGCGTTAACTGCCGCGGAAACAGGTCACCTAGTATTTGGTACTTTGCATACTACCTCTGCGCCTAAAACTATCGACCGTATTGTGGACGTGTTCCCTGGTGAAGAAAAAGACATGGTGCGCTCTATGCTGTCAGAGTCGCTACAAGCGGTGATTTCACAAACGTTGGTGAAAAAAGTTGGCGGCGGGCGAATAGCGGCACATGAAATCATGCTTGGGATCCCGGCTATTCGTAACCTTATTCGTGAAGACAAGATTGCACAGATGTATTCGGCAATTCAAACCGGTGCAATGCACGGCATGCAGACCATGGATCAATGCCTTACAAATCTATTAAACCGTGGTTTGATCACCCAGCAGGATGCGCGTGCAAAAGCCCATGACAAAAATCAGTTTAATAGCGGCTATTAAGTAGTGGTGTAGCGATGAATATAGAACCGTTTTTGCAAACAATGGCCAATCAGCAAGCATCCGACTTATTCGTCTCGGCAGGGCTTGCGGTGAGCGCCAAAATTGATGGCGAACTGAGAGCGTTAAGTGAAGAAAGCTTAGATGCCGAGCAGTCACTGAACCTTGTTACCTCAATTATGAGCGACAAGCAAAAGCAAGAATTCTTTAACACTAAAGAGTGTAACTTTGCGATTGCTAACGATATTGGGCGTTTTCGTGTTTCAGCATTTTGGCAACGGGATTGTGCGGGCATGGTTATCCGCCGTATCGTTACTGCTATTCCAGATGTCAATGAGCTCGGTTTGCCGTCGGTCCTGACCGATGTGATTATGTCCAAACGTGGCTTGGTGTTATTTGTGGGTGGTACGGGCACGGGTAAGTCAACCTCGCTTGCGGCACTACTCGGGTATCGTAATCGTAATCAACGTGGCCATATTTTGACCATTGAAGATCCTATTGAGTTTGTGCATCAACACCAAAAAAGCATCATTACTCAGCGTGAAGTGGGCATTGATACTGACAGTTTCGAATCTGCCTTGAAAAGCTCATTACGCCAAGCGCCAGATGTTATTTTAATTGGTGAGATTCGCTCGCAAGAAACCATGGAATATGCATTGAGTTTTGCTGAAACGGGGCATTTATGCGTTGCAACTTTACATGCCAATAATGCCAATCAGGCCATCGACCGTATCATGCACTTAGTTCCTAAAGAAAAGCACGATAAACTGAAGTACGATTTGGCGCTGAACTTGCGCGCTATTGTGGCGCAACAACTTGTGCCTTCTTCAAAAGGTGAAGGTCGAGAGGCGGCCATTGAAGTACTACTGAACTTCCCACTCGTTGCCGAACTTATTAAAAAAGGCGATATTGGCTCAATTAAAGAGGCAATGGCAAAATCGAAAGACATGGGCATGCAAACCTTTGATCAAGCGTTGTTTGAGCTCTATAAACAACAGCGGATCAATTATGCCGATGCACTACATCATGCTGACTCGCCAAATGATCTGCGCCTCATGATCAAGCTTCAAAATAACGAACAAAAAGGTGCGGGCTTCCTACAAGGGGTTACGGTAGATGGGTTGGATTCGAAGAACTAAACGCAGCTATCTATTCTTCGCTTTTGTGCTGAGCTTTGCTGGTGTGCTTAATGCCAGTGAAGCACTTAATGTCTTTATTAGAGATGATGTCCTCGCTGATTATCAACGTTTTGTTGGTGAACGCGACGTCACAAAAATCACCGATTTTAGTGGCCAATATCTACGCCGTGATGTTGTCGATATGGTGATAGCACAGCAAGCTTTGCAAAAAGGTGGCTTCGACAAAGCATTTATTTTTACGCCTGGTTTTGTCAGTTTTCGTGAATCCAATTTGCTTGAAAAAGGGGAACAACTACTTCACTTTGATAGTTATTGGAAAGCAGATCTTGAAAATAAAGGTCGGCTGCTTTTTATCAGTGAGCCTGTTATTCAAAAAGGTCAGTATTTTGCTGGTATTTATCACGGGATAGATAATCAAAAAGTAAAGCAGCTAAAAGAGGAGCAAGGGCTCACCCAGCTAACTTCGGTATCCAACCCTAAGTGGCAGACCGATTGGCAAACCTTGGAGTCACTTCCGCTTAAACAGCTTTATGCTGAACCCGATTGGATGTCACAAGCGCGTATGGTGAGCAAAGGTTGGGTCGACTTTATGTTGATGCCGCTTATGCCTAAGCTAGATAATCGTTTTGTTTTGGAAGATGTTGAGCTCATTGCTAATGAGCATCTAGTTGTGCTGTTAAACGACAGCAGACATTTTGCGGTGTCTCGGCTTCACCCAGAAGGTGAGCGAGCGTTTGCTGCATTACAAAAAGGCCTAGCAATACTACGTGAGCAAGGCCGGATCACTAGCGCGTATCAGCAAGCAGGGTTAATACCTGATTTGAAGAAGTACCAAGTCGTAAACCCTACACGGGAACTACGCTAGTCATTTATACGCCTACTCGCGGCTAGAGTTGCTTTGCTAGCTGTACAAAAACGGCGATTTCACCATAGTGTTTAGAGGAATAAGAGTTGCCTTACTGCTGGTGATTGAAAGCGTTGAGAGTCCGTTAAATATGATGGACTTTTACAGTTAGCCGTACCTTTAATATCAGTACTGAATTTTTGATATTAAAGGTCGGCGCTAGATTGATATTTTTAGTGTGTTATCGCTACACCGACTACGCCGTGTATAAATATCAATTCACTTGGTGGAAAATAAAGCTCAACAGGCCCAAGAGTTAGTCAGGCTATTCCCACATTGCTTCAAAGTAGCTTTCGAGAATAATACAAGCAGACATGCCATCTACCTTACCTTTTGCAAGGTTCTTATAGCCACCTTGTTCAAATAAACGTGCTCTGGCGTCTGCTGTCGTCAAGCGTTCATCTTGTGTTTCTACCGGCAATCGGAAGTGGTTATGCAGGCGGTTGGCAAACTTCTTTGCTCTGAATGTTAAATCTTGATTGGTACCATCCATATTCAGTGGTAAGCCAACCACCAATAAATCAGGCTGCCACTCGTTAATGAATACGGCGATGTCATCCCAATTTGGAATGCCATCGTTTGCCTTAACAGCACCTAAACTTGATGCGGTTGCAGTGATTTCTTGACCGATAGCCAAGCCGATACCTTTAGTGCCAAAGTCAAACCCGATGACGCTACGTTTACCTTTAGGCACTTTTTCTTTTTTGTTTTCCATGAATACTTCGTTTATTAACCTAAGCTCAAAATGACAGGCTAGTTACGCATGACCCGCTTGCGAGCTTAATTGTGCAACGTCGATACCAAGCATTTGCACTGCTTTTTCCCAGCGCTTTTCAGGTGGTGTATTAAATATGATTTCGGGGTCTGCCTCGACGACTAACCAAGTGTTTTCTTTCAGTTCTTTCTCTAGTTGACCACTTACCCATCCGGCGTAGCCCAAGGTGATGATAAATCCTTCGGGAGAGTGTGATGACGTTAAAGAGGCTAAAACATCTTTTGATGTGGTGATCATAATTTCAGAGCTAAGCTCTTGGCTTGAGGCGTAACCAAACTTTGGCGTATGTAATACAAAGCCTCTGTCGGTGTGAACAGGACCACCAGCGTAGATATTTACCTTAGCCGCTTGGCTAGATTTGTCGTTATCGATATCAATTTGATCAAGCAATTCGCCCACGGTGATATCGATAGGATGGTTTACCACCAACCCCATCGCGCCATCTTCGCTGTGTTCACAAAGATAGGTTACCGTATGATTGAAAAAAGGGTCGTCCATGCTGGGCATTGCCACTAAAAAGTGATTAGCGAGTGATTTCATAACCAGACCCCCTTAATGGTTAGTTTTTAGTATGGTCGAGTTTTCGCTCGATCGCATCATAAAACTTATCCATAATTGAAATGTCATATGCCGCTTCAATTTCTTTCACGCAAGTTGGTGCGGTCACATTGATTTCGGTAAGCTTATCGCCAATGATATCTAGGCCAACGAATATCAGGCCCTTTGCCTTTAACGTTGGGGCAATGGCTTCGGCAATTTTCCGGTCCGATTCGCTAATCGGTCTTGCTTCACCACGGCCACCTGCCGCGAGATTACCACGAGTTTCACCGCCTTGTGGAATGCGGGCCAAGCAGTACGGCATCACTTCACCATCTACCACTAACACGCGCTTGTCACCGTCTTTAATGGCTGGTATATAGTTCTGCGCCATAGCATAGCGGGAACCATGCTCGGTAAGTGTTTCGCAGATCACGCCAATATTTGCGTCATCTTGTTTCACTCTAAAAATAGACGCGCCACCCATCCCATCCAAAGGCTTGAGAATGATATCGCCATGTTTAGCTAAAAACTCGCGAATTTGTGATTGATTACGCGTAACCAAAGTATCTGGAGTATGTTCGCTAAACCACGCAGTAAAGAGCTTTTCATTGGCGTCGCGCAGGCTTTGTGGTTTATTTACCACAAGCGAACCTGCAAGTTCAGCGCGCTCAAGAATATAAGTGGCGTAAATATATTCAGTGTCAAAAGGCGGATCTTTACGCATTAAAATAACGTCAAGGTCGCCTAAATCGATTTCTTGTTTCTCAGCTAGTTCATACCAATGGGAAGTATCGTCAAATACCTGCGCTTTTGCTGCTGTCGCTTTGGCAACGCCTTGGTACAAGAAAAGGTCATTCATTTCCATGTAATACAATTCATAGCCGCGCTGCTGTGCCGCCAGCATCATGGCAAACCCGGTGTCTTTTTTAATGTTAAAGCCACTGATTGGATCGGAAATGATCCCTAATTTAATCGTCATAGACGCTCCCATTGCGCTTGCTGAGTTTACCCATGATATGGGGGTTACTCTATGTATTTAAAGTGCTAAATCGCCGAATTGCAGCTGTAGTGCGCTTAGTACTGTTAGAGCCGCGGTTTCAGTACGAAGTACACGTGGGCCTAAACGGACATCAACAAACCGCTGTTGAGCGGTGGCGTCAAGCTCCTCATCGGTAAAGCCGCCTTCAGGCCCCACTAAAAAGCGGATCCCAGACTGGGTATACGGCAGTGTTTTTATTGAATGTTCGGCCCGAGGATGTAGTGTGATTTTTAACTCGTCGCTTTGCTGTGCAAGCCATTCAGACAACTCCATCGGCGGGTGAATAACAGTGATGGTATTACGTCCGGATTGCTCGGCTGCGGCAATTGCTATCTTTTGCCATTGCTGGTGTTTTTTTGCTAGACGCTCACCACTTAATTTAACGCCGCAGCGTGTGGTAAACAAAGGAGTAATTTCGCTCACACCCAGCTCTACCGACTTCTGAATTGTGAAGTCCATTTTATCACCGCGAGAAATCCCTTGCCCAAGATGTATGGCAAGTGGAGATTCTACATTTTTGTCTTCAAATGACTCTGGTACAGCAACGACTTTCTTTTTCCCAACTTCACTTAATTGACATAGGTACTCGCCACCTTGTCCGTTGAACAGGCTGACTTTATCTTTGGTTGTCATTCTAAGCACTCGGCCTATGTGTCCTGCGGCGTCATCATCCAAAGTAACTGGAACGCCAATGGCCAAGGGCGAGTCTTGATAAATATGTGGAATACGCATAATTCGATTATTCAGTTGCTGTTTTGTGGCAATGGTAAGCGCTCGCGCACGGTTAGTCTATATCATCCTGCCACTTTAGCTTTACCGCATAGTAACCCGGTGAGCTTGGCAAGCATCAAGTCAGGGTCGGGGAGGCCAGCGGTATCCGGATGACAAGATAAGTGATTGATTAATGCTTGTGAGTGCAGTTTAGTGATCTGAAAACCTTGCGGGGATTGTTCGATTAAAAACCGGTGGGGGTGAAGAGAATCAAAAATAAAGCGCTGCTCCTCGGTGGCTAAATGATAGTCCAGAGAATAGAGCAGCACGGCATGAATGTTATGGTGACGATGCAAATAGCTGGCAAGTTCAGAGACGCTGATTTCATTGTCAAAGTCACAATAACAGTAGTCTTTTATTTGCTCTTTAAACATCATCTTAAGCATGTGTTTGGTATTGTCACCCGCGATAATAATGTTGCTGGCTTGGCTAGAGCGCACGTTTTGCAAATGCTCGACGAGTTCTTGGCTAAAATCCCAATTGCTATCTACCAATAAAAATCCATCACTTAAAGCGTTCATGCAATATTGCGTTACACCGAAAACAAGTTAATAAGTAAATAGCCTATGGAGCAGAAAACCGCAAACTCCAAACATGCGATACCAACGTTATCTTGGTGGTCTACCTCTAAGCCAATATTGACCTTAGGTAAGGATAAATGCAGTAATACGTAGCTACCAATGTAAAGAAAAAGCCACATTACACCGCAATGTATGACAACCGAAAACAAGTTTTCTACCACTTTTGCACCATGGTAGGGAGCGCTGTGCAGCCCCGCATACATGGCTAAAGAGAGGCCGATGGATTTGCCCGCATAACGAATACCAATCGAAGTGTTTCTGAGATTAAAGTTTTGTTGTAAAGAAGCCCCTTGGTTAAACTTGGCAAAACGACTTTCTCTGATTTTACTATCTAGCGTATAAAGTAGCTGCAATAGCATAAAGCCAAGGGCTACGACTAATAGATCGCTCCAGCCTTTCGGGTGCACCCAATGATATAAACCAAGCACCAATATGGTGTTACCGAGTAACATGCCAGAGTCCACCATCGCGGCGCAGATATTTTGCTTTAAAATCGCTTCTTCTTCGTCAAACTGATACAAAATCCATTTGCGATGGATCCATTGGCCGAAGTATACAAAGGCAATGATCAACCCAATATGTAAGGCCACTTGCAGAGGGTGTGCCTGCGCTCTTACCACGCCTAAATCATTGAATAAATATGCAACACAAATACACAGCATCGTCACTTGACTGGCATAGCTGATCCCAAGTGCAAAGTTGTCACGTTGTGCGAGCTCGTCATCCAGGAGATTGTTGGCGCTACGCTGGATCATTAAGCGCAGCAAAATAGTCAAACCGCAGACAATGACAAAGCAAATCAAAATCGCTAAAAAGTTGATATTGTTTAAAGAC
Coding sequences within it:
- the rsmE gene encoding 16S rRNA (uracil(1498)-N(3))-methyltransferase encodes the protein MRIPHIYQDSPLAIGVPVTLDDDAAGHIGRVLRMTTKDKVSLFNGQGGEYLCQLSEVGKKKVVAVPESFEDKNVESPLAIHLGQGISRGDKMDFTIQKSVELGVSEITPLFTTRCGVKLSGERLAKKHQQWQKIAIAAAEQSGRNTITVIHPPMELSEWLAQQSDELKITLHPRAEHSIKTLPYTQSGIRFLVGPEGGFTDEELDATAQQRFVDVRLGPRVLRTETAALTVLSALQLQFGDLAL
- a CDS encoding type IV pilus twitching motility protein PilT; its protein translation is MDITELLAFSVQHKASDLHLSSGVSPMIRVDGDVRRVNIPPLEAKDVSSLIYDIMNDNQRRDYEQNLEVDFSFEVPNLARFRVNAFNSNRGPAAVFRTIPNQVLSLDDLGAPDIFTKISDNPRGLVLVTGPTGSGKSTTLAAMVDYINNNKHHHILTIEDPIEFVHDNKQSLINQREVHRDTHSFNAALRSALREDPDVILVGELRDLETIRLALTAAETGHLVFGTLHTTSAPKTIDRIVDVFPGEEKDMVRSMLSESLQAVISQTLVKKVGGGRIAAHEIMLGIPAIRNLIREDKIAQMYSAIQTGAMHGMQTMDQCLTNLLNRGLITQQDARAKAHDKNQFNSGY
- a CDS encoding PilT/PilU family type 4a pilus ATPase, coding for MNIEPFLQTMANQQASDLFVSAGLAVSAKIDGELRALSEESLDAEQSLNLVTSIMSDKQKQEFFNTKECNFAIANDIGRFRVSAFWQRDCAGMVIRRIVTAIPDVNELGLPSVLTDVIMSKRGLVLFVGGTGTGKSTSLAALLGYRNRNQRGHILTIEDPIEFVHQHQKSIITQREVGIDTDSFESALKSSLRQAPDVILIGEIRSQETMEYALSFAETGHLCVATLHANNANQAIDRIMHLVPKEKHDKLKYDLALNLRAIVAQQLVPSSKGEGREAAIEVLLNFPLVAELIKKGDIGSIKEAMAKSKDMGMQTFDQALFELYKQQRINYADALHHADSPNDLRLMIKLQNNEQKGAGFLQGVTVDGLDSKN
- the gshB gene encoding glutathione synthase; translated protein: MTIKLGIISDPISGFNIKKDTGFAMMLAAQQRGYELYYMEMNDLFLYQGVAKATAAKAQVFDDTSHWYELAEKQEIDLGDLDVILMRKDPPFDTEYIYATYILERAELAGSLVVNKPQSLRDANEKLFTAWFSEHTPDTLVTRNQSQIREFLAKHGDIILKPLDGMGGASIFRVKQDDANIGVICETLTEHGSRYAMAQNYIPAIKDGDKRVLVVDGEVMPYCLARIPQGGETRGNLAAGGRGEARPISESDRKIAEAIAPTLKAKGLIFVGLDIIGDKLTEINVTAPTCVKEIEAAYDISIMDKFYDAIERKLDHTKN
- a CDS encoding YqgE/AlgH family protein, with product MKSLANHFLVAMPSMDDPFFNHTVTYLCEHSEDGAMGLVVNHPIDITVGELLDQIDIDNDKSSQAAKVNIYAGGPVHTDRGFVLHTPKFGYASSQELSSEIMITTSKDVLASLTSSHSPEGFIITLGYAGWVSGQLEKELKENTWLVVEADPEIIFNTPPEKRWEKAVQMLGIDVAQLSSQAGHA
- a CDS encoding DUF350 domain-containing protein, giving the protein MSYLSLNNINFLAILICFVIVCGLTILLRLMIQRSANNLLDDELAQRDNFALGISYASQVTMLCICVAYLFNDLGVVRAQAHPLQVALHIGLIIAFVYFGQWIHRKWILYQFDEEEAILKQNICAAMVDSGMLLGNTILVLGLYHWVHPKGWSDLLVVALGFMLLQLLYTLDSKIRESRFAKFNQGASLQQNFNLRNTSIGIRYAGKSIGLSLAMYAGLHSAPYHGAKVVENLFSVVIHCGVMWLFLYIGSYVLLHLSLPKVNIGLEVDHQDNVGIACLEFAVFCSIGYLLINLFSV
- a CDS encoding YggS family pyridoxal phosphate-dependent enzyme codes for the protein MVTIAERLDNAYGRIEKAKQNCQFSETVQLLAVSKTKPIADIEAAIAAGQTRFGESYVQEAVDKVAYFKQNKAIEWHFIGPIQSNKSRLVAENFHWVQSVDREKIARRLNEQRPTNLKPLKVLLQVNISGDDNKSGCHPNEVDTLAQFINDCRQLELRGLMTITEQTDDKQKQLQYFQQMRACFDRLKDQYQQLDTLSMGMSGDLDTAIAAGSTMVRIGTDIFGKRQ
- the ruvX gene encoding Holliday junction resolvase RuvX, with product MENKKEKVPKGKRSVIGFDFGTKGIGLAIGQEITATASSLGAVKANDGIPNWDDIAVFINEWQPDLLVVGLPLNMDGTNQDLTFRAKKFANRLHNHFRLPVETQDERLTTADARARLFEQGGYKNLAKGKVDGMSACIILESYFEAMWE